Proteins encoded in a region of the Ralstonia pseudosolanacearum genome:
- the tolB gene encoding Tol-Pal system beta propeller repeat protein TolB, translating into MMMRNFWKSGLRRSAWIGLLMVLCVGVARAQLYVEIAGAGSSQYPIAIANFQGESQIPQDITAIVRADLVHSGRFSNVDVAGAVVPDSPAPDLGAWKSRGAAAFVGGTVTRNGDRYEIRFRLYDTAKGESLGGLALTRGEGQLRLAAHEIADYIYQKLIGDRGVFATRLSYVSKVGRRYQLQISDSDGANPQVALTSNEPIISPSWSPDGTKVAYVSFESRKPVVYVHDLITGRRAVISNQKGNNSAPAWSPDGRRVAVALSRDGNTQIYQVNADGSGLRRLTRSSAIDTEPSFSPDGRSIYFTSDRGGAPQIYRMPVEGEDAGGAQRVTFKGGYNTSPRVSPDGKLLAYISRVGGAFKLYVQDLSNGDVTGLTDTSYDESPSFAANGKFILYATRVGGRSVLAAVSTDGRTRQILSLQAGTVREPAWGPFMQ; encoded by the coding sequence ATGATGATGCGGAATTTTTGGAAATCTGGACTTCGACGATCGGCCTGGATCGGGCTGCTGATGGTGTTGTGCGTCGGGGTTGCGCGCGCCCAGCTGTATGTGGAAATCGCCGGGGCCGGTTCGAGCCAGTACCCCATCGCCATTGCCAATTTCCAGGGCGAGTCGCAGATTCCGCAGGACATCACGGCCATCGTCCGGGCCGATCTGGTGCACAGCGGTCGTTTTTCCAACGTCGATGTGGCGGGCGCGGTGGTGCCGGACAGCCCGGCCCCCGACCTGGGCGCCTGGAAGAGTCGTGGCGCGGCCGCGTTCGTCGGCGGCACCGTGACGCGCAACGGCGATCGCTACGAGATCCGCTTCCGCCTGTACGACACGGCCAAGGGGGAAAGCCTGGGCGGCCTGGCGCTGACGCGCGGCGAAGGGCAGCTGCGGCTGGCGGCGCATGAGATCGCCGACTACATCTACCAGAAGCTGATCGGCGACCGCGGTGTCTTCGCGACCCGCCTGTCGTATGTGTCCAAGGTGGGCCGCCGGTACCAGTTGCAGATTTCCGATTCCGACGGGGCCAACCCGCAGGTGGCGCTGACCAGCAACGAGCCGATCATCTCGCCGTCGTGGTCGCCGGACGGCACCAAGGTGGCCTACGTGTCGTTCGAGAGCCGCAAGCCGGTGGTGTATGTGCATGACCTGATCACGGGCCGCCGCGCGGTGATCTCGAACCAGAAGGGCAACAACTCGGCGCCGGCCTGGTCGCCGGACGGCCGCCGCGTGGCGGTGGCGCTGTCGCGCGACGGCAATACGCAGATCTACCAGGTCAACGCCGATGGCTCGGGCCTGCGCCGCCTGACCCGCAGCAGCGCGATCGATACCGAGCCGTCGTTCTCGCCGGACGGCCGCTCGATCTACTTCACCAGCGACCGCGGCGGCGCGCCCCAGATCTACCGCATGCCGGTGGAAGGCGAAGACGCCGGCGGCGCGCAGCGCGTGACCTTCAAGGGCGGCTACAACACCAGCCCGCGCGTGTCGCCGGACGGCAAGCTGCTGGCCTATATCTCGCGGGTGGGCGGGGCCTTCAAGCTGTATGTGCAGGACCTGTCCAATGGTGACGTCACCGGGCTGACCGACACGTCCTATGACGAATCGCCGAGCTTTGCCGCCAACGGCAAGTTCATCCTCTACGCCACCCGCGTAGGCGGACGATCGGTGCTGGCGGCGGTGTCCACCGACGGCCGCACGCGCCAGATTCTTTCCCTCCAGGCCGGCACGGTTCGCGAGCCGGCGTGGGGCCCTTTCATGCAATAA
- the tolA gene encoding cell envelope integrity protein TolA gives MATTSLHRYEPVRERGTLRAFALAVLTHLLLLTFLYFGVQWQSSTPRGEEAELWDETALQQAVQSAPAPEPKPEPAVQAPPAKVEEEADIALEQQKRKREEEAAAAREAELARRAAAEREDAKRQALLKEQKAQQARQVELQKRALAEQLAQQAKERQAHEKAAAAEAQAQAQARKAAQLKAQAEAKAAAEAQAKQKAKAAAEAKAKADAEQRAAQAKSNAQRQARLRDLQALAGTAGATGTAAGSGGGVGSGTGAGGTASAGYADRVRAKVQPNINFYDDTSGNPIVTVLVQMAPDGTVLSRRVTKQSGYPALDDAVLRAIDLSSPLPRDTNGKAPASVIVGFKPKRG, from the coding sequence ATGGCTACGACGTCGCTGCATCGTTACGAGCCGGTCCGCGAGCGCGGGACGCTGCGAGCGTTCGCGCTGGCGGTGCTGACGCACTTGCTGTTGCTGACCTTCCTGTATTTCGGCGTGCAGTGGCAGAGCAGCACGCCGCGCGGGGAAGAGGCCGAGTTGTGGGACGAGACGGCGCTGCAGCAGGCAGTGCAGTCTGCGCCGGCGCCCGAGCCGAAGCCGGAACCGGCCGTCCAGGCGCCGCCGGCCAAGGTGGAGGAAGAAGCGGACATCGCGCTGGAGCAGCAAAAGCGCAAGCGCGAGGAGGAAGCCGCTGCCGCACGTGAGGCCGAACTGGCGCGCCGCGCGGCGGCGGAGCGCGAGGACGCCAAGCGTCAGGCCCTGCTCAAAGAGCAGAAGGCGCAGCAGGCCCGGCAAGTGGAACTCCAGAAGCGGGCCCTGGCCGAACAGCTGGCGCAGCAGGCCAAGGAGCGGCAGGCCCACGAAAAGGCCGCCGCCGCCGAGGCTCAGGCCCAGGCCCAGGCTCGCAAGGCCGCCCAACTGAAGGCGCAAGCCGAGGCCAAGGCCGCAGCCGAGGCGCAAGCCAAGCAGAAGGCCAAGGCTGCCGCGGAAGCCAAGGCGAAGGCCGACGCAGAGCAACGGGCTGCGCAAGCCAAGTCCAACGCTCAGCGGCAGGCGCGCCTGCGGGATCTGCAAGCGTTGGCGGGCACTGCCGGTGCGACCGGCACGGCGGCGGGCTCGGGCGGCGGCGTTGGCAGCGGGACAGGCGCAGGCGGCACCGCGTCGGCGGGGTATGCGGACCGCGTGCGCGCCAAGGTGCAGCCGAATATCAATTTCTATGACGACACCTCCGGCAATCCCATCGTGACGGTGCTGGTCCAGATGGCACCCGACGGTACGGTGTTGTCGCGCAGGGTTACCAAACAGAGCGGATATCCGGCGCTGGACGACGCCGTGCTGCGCGCGATCGACCTGTCCAGTCCGCTGCCCCGCGATACGAATGGCAAGGCGCCTGCGAGTGTGATAGTCGGCTTCAAGCCCAAGCGGGGCTGA